The following is a genomic window from Manihot esculenta cultivar AM560-2 chromosome 9, M.esculenta_v8, whole genome shotgun sequence.
TTTCAGTGTGGGTCACCGGAGAAATTAAGCTACTGAAATTTTAAGCACACTTTAAAGTATTGATTATTTTGTAGATATCCTTGGTTATTTGTGAGCATTTGGATTGCAAAACACATTAAACTTCGATATAAATCTAAGTTtccaaaatataaaatataaataaagaaaataaaaaattagagagaggggtcaaacttttttttttaatttgtaaatgtaattaaatgtaaaattaagtctaatgttaatataataaaaaaatattataattatagatgAATCTACtaatattagaaaataaaaaattaattaaattaattaaatatttaattataattaaatatcaaattaaataaattaaacaaataataattactcactccgtcccataatttttatccattttattttttcacactattaaaaaaatataattttttttattaatttttcaattatatctattttaaatatattaaactttATCAAATACTGAGAGATATTTTAAgagatttcttaaaaataaaataaaattaaataaagttataatagtaaatttatatgttattatagtctaaaaaaaatgaacaataattttgaaacaatcaaaacacaaaagatggataaaaattatgaaacagaaagagtaaattaaataattaaaaaataatatataaataattaaattaatttataaatttaatatataaatacttattaattattataagatttattattaattagttttttatacTGAAATTATGGAATTGCTACTATTACCTGAAAGCATATGTTAGGATGGTTTTTTTGTTCTGTTAACATTGTCAAAGAAGAAACTTGCAATAGATTAATTAAAACATGATTAGCAAGAATGTTCAACCTTAATATGTTCATTCACCACTGTCACTTGCACTTGGATATCGCATGAGAAGCTTATATGATTATGTGTTGGTCGTGTAGAATTTTCTTAATTGTTGTAGCCATGTCTAAGTATCTTTACCCAACATAGATGCTATAGAGTGAAGTGAAATGAATAGTATAAAGTAAATATGGTGATTCGTAAGTACTCATATGCCTAGTTGTCATGTTTGAACTATGTTGTTAAGGTACTAGGTTCATGTTTGTCTTATTCGAGAGCAAAAATTTTTAGGAGGTTAAGGTTTTTAATAGTTTCAAAACCTCAAAACTTATTTTGAGGAAATGCGTTTGAACTATAGATGAAGGGATTAGCAATTAACGGGAAGTAGATGAGCTCAAAATTCAGTATTgtttaatattcaaatttcaattttaatattgcATTGtgataaatttcatatttcaatATCCTCAAATATcatattttgatttgatgaacAAGGCATATAATATGAGATGTCTTCATTGATGGGAATCACCGTGagttgatttaaattaatttttaaatatttattgttatcacatcattttttttattttttatattattattagttgtgtatatttaataaaatatttattatatttcttttatttaaaaagctTATTTAAATGTCATTGTTGTTAATTATGAGATTACAAAATTAGAAAGTCAGAGTTCATTTACCTCTTTTTCAAGAACATTAACTCATATTGGAAAACTTCTCAAATTATGATATCTTTAGAggaaattgtataaataatagagaaaaattacatgaaaataaaaaaagagatgGAATATATGTAAGTGTAAATGCGGGTGTAGATACGAAGGTATATAAAAGATGAGATTGTATCCACGCTGAATAATTAAAAAGGAACTTTACCACGTCACTTTATTTCTTTATTAGATATTATAGAAAATTGATtgatttattctaaattttaaacattataaatattgttaaatattattttttttttaattttataaatattattaaatattcatGTGTATATAAATATGGATTATAATAACCACAATgaagtttaatttatattaaatatattttttagttgtaaattatttagattataaaaaaatattaaaataaaaataaaaaaaatatttcagtaactataataaatattattgaaaacatgcataatttttataaatattaataaaaataagtttaaataaatatattttatcattatttattttcaacagattaattattagataaaatttatttttttgtcaaaattaGCAAGGGGCATCGTCGGTCACTAATTTTTTCGATGgatatttttgttaaaaatctattaataggCTTTAGGGGTTAGCTGTTTAAGGGTAGAGGAAGAAAAATGCACTAGTGAAATTTGgttgtaataataaaaatttaatttcagtcCATATACTATTTCTTATtgcattataattaaaatttcttttctaaaatGTCACACACTTTTATTcataaagaaattattttaagattGGAGTGTTTtcaagtttaaaaaaaataaatataattaaatttgtaaatgaTTTGAATTCCAAGCAATTTACCAATGTTGTAGGAGTTGTTTAATTGATGGCAATTAAGGAACATTACATCAACAGTATGATATGCAAACCAAGGATGATTATTGAAAAAAACTTGGGCATAATTTTGAGTTTTCATCACTTGCCAAACTACATTGCAAAATTGTGAACTTCTCACAGATATATCTCATTTGAatatattgaattatttatcTCAACAAGAGACCTCTTTGATTCGTTTCATAAATTGTTAAAACTTTTGCAGGTTAGAAGTGATTTGTTTTTGTAGAATATGATAAGATAGTCATATCTCTATATGGAAAGAAACAACATATTTGAAATGAACCTTTTTGAATAAGATAATAAATCTCAATGGAATCTTATTTCATGTAATATAAACTCATAAGCATCATATCTCAAAGATAtccaaatatataaaaaataattagatcAAATACTAAGCTAAGCTAGcaagatatattaattaatgcTCTTGTTGCACTAATATATGTTTGATAAACAATTAAGCATTTTGTGcataaatataatcaatatAATGTCCAACATTTTATGCTaattgataataaatatttagcACATAAATTTACTATTGTTGCTAAGAAAATTATCACTATCTGGAATTCATTTAAACAAGTATGGTCCAACCAATCaatgataaataataaatcaCTTTGATAACTTCATATTTATTTCAACAATCATAATAAGACAAAGTATATACCTTTCAACTCATATTTCTTATTCAGAATAATTGATACAATAAAAATAACcagaattaataataatatttttattattaattatgaaaaagtctaaaatactcTAGAGAAATTAATTAGGAAGTCCCATCTTTATACTCCCCTCCCCTGTGTATTGCGGAGAATGAGTCTACTTGGCATGTTCTGTTTCAATGTTCTTTTGCGCAAAATTGTTGAAAAACTCTTGGAATTGTGGATTTCGAATAGGATACTTCAATTCTGGATTGGTTTACTTTTTGTGTAGAGATGTTCacagctgcaacatgcttttATGTTAACGTGGGCAATGTGGAGAAGCCGAAATCTGGTGGTTTGGCAAGATAAATGGACTATGATAGCCAACTGATTCAATTGGCAAATTGCGAATTATCAGCCACAGAAACTTCTTCCAAAAATACAGCTCGTCTTTTGTATCTCAGCAAATTCGATAAGCTTGTCCATCTGAGACCATGCTTAAATGCAATATTGATGCATCCTTGTTTAGCAACGGGGAAGGATTGGATTAGGATGGATTCTTAGAGACGCTAAAGGAAAATTCTTGAGTAGAGGTCAACAATCTGGATCTTGGCTTTTGGATGTGGATTTAGTTGAAGCTTTGGCTTTGCATATAGTTCTATATTGGCTCACACAACATAATTTTCAGAGTGTTATTTTGGAAATAAATTCTCCCAGTTTGTTTCATGTTGATTGGTATTTCATCTTTTTGAATCTTATTTTGCTGTAATTGTGAATGAATGTAAAACTCTAATACACAGAGCTTCTAGAATGAGATTGCACTTTTGTTAAAAGATCAACGAATCATATTAATACTAgtgatattttgtttaaaaaaaatacgcacaaaaaaaataataatcataataataaaacaacACCACGCTCAAACCCAATCAAGAAATTCATGCaaaacactgtacctggcaatGCAGAGAGTTGAGATGATACAAATTTCAGGACAATCATCATAACTTATATCTTTACAAAGAAATGCGAGCAAATAAtacaatgtatatatatatatatatatctataacaACTCACCAAAGATATTTCAACATCCGCAGAGTGTGGAGTTCATCTCGTGACCTCCAAAGTAATCTTTAGAGATATCTCCCCAAACCCTTCTCAAACTTTTCTCTTTGTACTTCAAGCAAGTATTGGAGACTTCCGTGGAACATCCATAATGTTGGAGCAAGGAGTTGAAAAAATAAGCTTAGATGAGCGAAGGGTTTGTATTTCGCTAATTTTGCCAGTCGACAAGGTCCTAGCCTGAAGTGTCAACTCCCTTCCCGTGGTCTTCGTCATGAATATTTCTCCTTAACCTTCTCAGCCATATATCATAATCAATTGGATATGGCGTCCCACATAGACTGTCTACATAATCAGCAAATGCTTTCAACACAGTTGAGACATCACCAAGCTTCTGCTGAATTAATCTCCTTGACCAAGCCGTCTCTCGCCATTGCAGTGCCCCCTCAACTGAATCCATATCAGGCAAAGGACCACCACAGGAAAAATAAAGCATATACACCAGGCTTTCTGCGTCTGAAGCTGAGCACAACTTTCCCTCTTGTAGAGCATAAGTTGAAGAGTAGTGGAGATTCATGGCAGGGCGATCCCTGTCTTCAAGAATTGCATGACCCCAGCCAATAAGCACAAAATAAGGATGCCTTGCACCAGATCTCACACAAATTACATTCTCTGGCCTGATAGCTCCATGACGAATGCCCGCAGAAGAGGCAACAGCAAGTGCTGATAAGCAATCATGACAGCACCTGATAGCCTCATCCAAACCAAACCTGCCTGCACTTACCATATCAGCAACTGTTTCACCAACTGGACTGGTCACAAGAATTGGGGTACCACACCATGGGTGATCACAGTTTCCCCCTGAACTGGGTTTGCGACACTGGCCTTGGTGAATAATCCTGCCAGAAGCACTCAACTGTGGTAGATATTTGCTAGACAGACCTTTCTGTCTCATAATGGTCAATATTTTAGTCTGCCTTTGAACTTGATACCATAAATTCATATCTTCCCATGCTGGCTCCAATTGAGAAGGATGGGAACCTACAAAAAGGAATAGGGATTTACCTGGATCTTCAACAGGTGATGCGATGTAATACTGTAGTTCTCCATTATGCAGGACATCAGCAATCTGATAACCCCTTCGTTGTTCTGCATCCTCCAACCACAACACAGACCCTACATCCAACTTCATTATTAACCCTTCAGACTTGACTTTGATGGATTCATCCTGAACTTCAACAATTTCAGGAGATCCACTACAATGCTGAAACCGAAAGAGGCCATTTCCGTTGACTCTGGTATCCCCCAACTGCCGTTCCACTCTTCTTGTTTGTAAGCGAGAGCCATGATCTGCTGCTAAGTCTTCAATTGAATGCTTTGGCATCCCAGCAAATTGGATAATACAGTGGAATGTTGCAAAAAGTACCTGTAGAGCACCAATATCTCCCCAGTTGGCATTTCCAAGCTTGTTCCAGATCCTATCAATCGGAGAGACTGAGACTCTACAATGATCTTTTATCCACTCCGCTGAACACTCATAaacatttttcacatcaaaatcCATTTTATTTACATCTCCTTCAACTTTAACGACCCCACCATATTGAGAATCAACAAGAAGAATAAAGACACAATTTGAACACTCAGAAAAGCTCAATCTGCTTGAGCTTCTTGATAATAGCATGCGTATAGCATATAAGAGAGCCTCACCTAAAACAGATAATGAAGGCAATTGATCACTTCCCACAGAAAGGCTTCTAATATCAGGCCTCAAAAGTGCCAGTTCAAGAACTTGGTCCCATTTCCCATGTGGATGTCTAGGGTTGTTCAGCAATATGCCAGTAGCACCAAGTCCTCCAAGCTTGCCATTTGCTATTGCTTTCTCCGCCTGGTAGAATTTTAAGTTTCCATTGTATAGACAGGCAACAGAGAAAGGCATAGGATCATCCTCACTCCAAAATGCTTCCCACAAACCCTTCATACTTGCATGTAGAAAATCTTCAATAGCTAGATAAGCAGTTGCTTCCACGGCATCAGATGTTGAACCATATATAGCATTGGGCATTCTAATCAGCTGCTGAAATGAAACCCCTTCCAATGCATAATCAAACTTTTGCAGTTCTATCAACTCAAAAGGGACATCAAATGCAGATTTTTCTGTTGCTGACTTTACCAATATGGATTCGAACCAGTCCTCAAGTTTGGCAGTCAGAATTTCACTGTCCACAAACCTATAGAGAAACTCCTTGCGGTTACGAGACTTCCCAGATGATACACTAGACCTTTTAGTCCCAGACCCTATAGATTCTTGGTCTGGGGATCCACCTGTCAAATAACAGGTCGTCAATATTTATTGTTCAGTTACAGTTAGGATTTGTTTGTTCCATAATGATATTGAATTAaacatatgatgctaatgcaaATAAGGTACAGGAAAACATCCTCAATGGTCAAAGCAAGTAGAAAAGCCCTGAGATATGCAGCAAAACGAAAAACCAACTGTCAACAATGTCATATGTTAAGATTGAGCATTAGAATTACAGACACAAATGCATGAGTAATGAATAACCAGTAGAGTTATGGGGAACCAGGGATGAGGAACAAATCTCAAAAGGTAGAGAAATAAATTCTCTTGAGAAACAAATTCTCAAATATTAATGTCAACAATAATATCATAACAATCTCCTACCCAAAGGACAGATATTTATTGTATCAACTGGTCCTGCTAATATCATTCAATGTTAGAAATATTAATTactatattactttagaaaTATAATCAATAAACTTTTTTACAGATGCACCTACTATTTCATCTTTTTTCCCTGCAGGCATTGCCTTTGGAGAGGGACGTGCAACCCTGTGAGTTATTTTTATTGGTGTCTTCTTTCTGGCATCACCTTTTTTGGGTTAAGTTGCTTTGTGTGTGGGTGTCTTTATATAGATGTTTCCGAACCTAGTTTGGTATTGTAACTCTGAGGCTACTTTGAATTCTGATATGTGCTTTATAACTTGGTATGTTGCATCTTCGGTGCTTTAGTGATGCTGCTTGTGTTTACTTCCGTCTTGATGATTCTTCAACCTTTTGTAGTGCTCTAAAGGAAGTTTTGTAACAAGTTGGGTATTAAGTTCTTGTATTTGGTGTGAGTAGTTTTTGGCTTCTACATAGAATCTCATCAAGGAAGAGTATTAGAATTGTTGAATATTCTAAACTCCAACTTAAGGGAGAGTGTTAGAAAAGTTATTCTTATTTGGTATAGAATTTGTATTCCAAAATAGGTAAAGaaatttatgtttatatatttctATTTAGTTGGAGAATCCCTTAATTTATGGTATCATATGCCATATATGTCTTGGGCTTTGATTATAAACAGGAAGCTTATGTAATATGACAAAGAGGACACAATTAAATAAAGATGTAGATCCTTAAGGTTTTGTGTACATGAATGTCAGCTGTCATAGCAAACCATGTAAATCTACTCTTGTTATTTTCTTACTTCTCTTCTATTATTCTAACTTTAACTTAAAGAGAAGAAAGTAAACTTCTAGGTGATTTCCAAGGTTAAGGCATGAGAAAATGTTATTATCCATAGAAAAGGAGTACTACTTCAATGATATTTCAAAAGATGCACAATGAAAGAATTAAGATGGTTAAATGACAAACATATCTGCAAATAAGAGCATCATAAATTCCAGGTCCAGTAAAATTATGCAAGTATACTGTACACAATCAGCTTCCAGTTCCAGAAACTCGATATCACTTCAAATCAGTTCCACATCTGTAGCATCAATGGAAGAATCATTTCCATCGGTGAAACGGCATTAGTTTACTCATTTTTTTGAACTACATCTAAAATGGAGTAGGAATAAGCagcagcagaagaagaagaaggagggaGAAGGAACAAAAGCAAAGGTTCAGGACCATTCCACCTTTTCAATACCATATCTTCAACCTTCTGTTCAACTTCAGCTTCCTAATGTTACAATAGAGAAGTTCTGAATTACACATGGAACCCATGAACATGCACAAACCCATATCATGATCTGAAACTAGCTGGACATGCCATCAAGTTATTTTCCAAGGATAAAAAATTTCTAGCAAGAAAATTCTAAAGTGCTCAAAGCTTCATAACATCCATAAATTTTCATACAGCAGTCAATCTCATGCAGTTTCTCCAAACAGAACTCTTCCTCTTCAAAGATTTACTTCCCTGAAACTTGAAGCCATTGTATTTTTCTTCTACATCAACATTTTTCCAAATCTAAATCATTCAAAACCAAAATATTTAACCACAACATTTCTTTTACTCTTTTCACTTTTGTTTTGTTCCAACCTATGGTCTGCATTCTCCTATTTAAATTTGTAAAAGAGAACATAACACCGTTTTTCCTACTAAAGCTAGATTTTCTAATAAATGAGATCTACATATATATTCCAAGGGGGCTCAAGGTAGCACCTAAGATCACCTTGCCTGGACCTAGTTAAGGCTCTCAGGTTATGCGTTGCCTAAGCCAATAGGACAGTATGCTCAATCATAATGTTTCAAAGTTCCCAAATCAATCTTCCATGGGTTGCCATCACCTTTTTAATATAGTAATATCTTCAGGGAACCTCATAGTAAAGatcaaatttcaaaagcatgaatctttcttcgcttcttttttttcttcctttactTTTCCCCTTTTGTGCATGGACACACATTTTGGAAATGTTCTATCAATAGAGATCCGTAAAAGACTTTTTTCTCATCATGCTACATGATATGTCAACATGATAATTGAAATATCATCCAACATAAAAGTTGAAATTTGAAAACTTAAGGTGGTCCACTACTCTGTCATGTATCAAAGGATTTTGGAAGAATCTGCAGCAGCTAACTGAAGAGCCAAGGGCTGAGGAGTTCTCTAGAAGCATCGACAGCAGTTAATTAGTTAGGGGAATTTGTGTATAAATTGTTGTATGAGCTGCAAACAGTTATACCAAGCTGGGAGAAGAGGTACAGCAGTGGGTAGTTGCAGGATTAGCaataaataggaagatataCCTTCTGTAAAAGCATTCCAGAATTATCAAAAAGAATTATTAATCTACTTTTTCTCTAATTTTCCTCTTAGCTTCTCCTTTTCTTCTCAATTTCCCTTCCTTTCTTTTCAATTAATCTGTTAGGGTTCTCAATCCTAATAATTGGCATCAGAGCTTGGAATCAAGGACTTTGCTTTATTTCAATCTAATCTGAAAAATCAATAGAATATCCTGAAATTCCTCACTCTCTTGTCAATTCTACTCTACTCTCTCTTATTCTCTATAGCTTCcgcttctctctcttttttctatCTCTAATTTCTGTACCTGCCATCTGAAATCCAGAACTGTTAGGGTTCTGTGTAACAATTTCTCACCATTTCTGTTTCTTCTCACAACCATTCTCTTTTCTAGGTTTCTTTCTCTGCTTCATAACTTTGTGCATACTTGACCAATTGCTATCAGGTTTGTGGGACATTAAGTCTCTCCTAATTTCGCAACTTCTAGATCGGAAACCTTGtccctcttttcttctttctcaacACATTTACTTTCTACAATCAGGTCATGAAAAGTCAAACTTGGGAACATATGCTACTGGTTTTGGAACAGGGCACATCTGAAATTATTGAGAAAGGATTTAAGATATACAAGGAGTTGATGGATCAAAATTTTGGAGGAATTGATTCAAGAAAATGCGACAATTGGAAgaatcaattcaaaaggaaaggTACATGTTACAATAGGTGCTATTTTATCCCCAAAAAACAGAAAAGCAAATGGATATTCATGCTTCACTTGCCACCAAGGAAGGGAATTGAGAAGTGGCTTGCATACAGGAGGTGGATTTTAAGGCTTTTACCCCTAACCTGAGGTTGGAACGGTTCTGCGCACTATTTGCTACATATGATCCTCTCCAAATACAAGGCATAAGCAAAATGATACCGTGGTAATCAAGGTTAGTCAAAAGATTGATTTGAGTTTCATTTTATGATTTGACTGGGTTCCTCTAAGATTATACTCCTCAAAGAAGATGAGTACAATAAATGGTAAAGGGTAAAAAATGAAAGTAATCTTCTATGGCACAGAGAGTTGCAATgataatagaataaaaataattatattaggaTCACGTGGTCGGTCCCATATTCCTTAAGGAGAATGACTAGGAAATTTGGAGTTATCAGTTCTGCTTTTGTTATGAAGGTATTGGAGTTGGGTAGTTTTGATATCATTTTGGGAGTGGCTTGAAGAAAAAGCTTCAATTCCAATCTCTTTGACTGTGAAGATTCTAATATCATTTTAAGGAGTTGCATTGCAGGGAAGGTGAGGTTTTTCTGTGATCCCAAAAATTAGAGAAGTCTAAGCCACAGGAACAGAAAGTAATGGTACTCATAATAGCACAGCAGTGGAGCTTCCTCCTGTTTCAAAAGTTGGGAATGTGGAGACCTTTTCACAGCCAAGGCACTATGTCAATAAAAATGAGACTTCAATGGTGAATTTATAAGATATGAAGGAAGATGTTGCGGAAATAGTTTATGAGGCATCCTATCAGATGAGTGGTCCGCAAAGGACCTCAACAAATCTTACAAGTTACAAGGTCTTACTAAATGGTACAATCTCCCTACCGAAGATGTTCTTGGAATGAATAAGCCTTCATTGTAGCTCAATTTTTCTTAGGGACAAGAAAGTGACCATTGGGGCGGTATTGTATGTGAGGATTCCAGAAGCTTCTGCAGCAGCAAATTTTATGAGCTAGAAGCATCTGCAACAGTTAATTAGTTAGGAGATATGTGTACGAGCCGTAAACGATTGTACCTCCTGAGAATATCTAGTACAGCTGTAGGTAGATCGTAGATGCAGGATTAGATATAAATAGGAAGATATACATTTTGTAAAAGCATTCAAGAATTATCAGAAACATAGATCCACTTTCCTCTCTATTCTTCATCTCAATTTCTCCCCTTTCTTCTCAATTTTCCTCCTTTTATCTCCAGATATAAATTTGAGCAACAGGATCCATTCTCAAAATGAAATTGATATACAAAATCATGCTCTGAAAAAATAATGGCTACAAAATTATGTAGTGACATGTAAATATAAATTAGGGAAAGAAAACAAGGTTcaaacaattaattaaattcagtTTTCATTTATGAGATGCTGCatttcataaattattaaactCACTCATACTCATTTTGCTTTGAACCATATATTTTGTCACAGACTTGCATCAGATGACTGCAAAATTTATCAAGCATAGATAATcatgaataaattaaagttatacTATTTACCAAGATAAACATCATATGTGAAGATCAAAACAATAATACCCTTCAATAAACTAGAACAGCTATTGGATTAAAAATGCCAGATACAACATGCTATGCAAACTCATGGTTTACATTATACCATAAAGATTTCTAGATTAACCAGAATTTAATTGGAGTTAAAACTTAAAACAGAAGCTACTAGGTGTACACTAAATCTCATCCGAAGTTAAACAGTAAAATCGTTGAACCAGAAAGTCAAGTCATTTGCCAAAAAATATGAAGCCTTGCATGCCTTAAATTGCTCAAAAACTCTCTCTCTTCCCCCCACCCCATCTCCctccctccctctctctctctctctttctctatcaTCATGTATGCAATCATAACAGTTATTCAGTTTCCACTCTCAACCAATATGTCATATTGGATACTTGTCTGCCAATTTTTAGAAAATCATTAACAGCTATCAAGCATTGGCATCCGAGTTTTACACCATCCCATCTATTCCTAGAATTTTTGGCACTTATACTTGACCCATTACGTTCTGACATACACATCCTAACATTATAAGCTGTAAACATATGTTGCTTACAAAGATTAACACTGTTAAGTATCAGTCCCAAAATTTTCATGACCACAACATTatcaatatttttcaattttgtgATTCTCTCATGGCCAATTCCAGCAAAAAGAATTATCAGCATATATATGTATGTGCACACCCAGTTCAAGGGTATTCCATATATCCAGAATATCCATGTTGTACATGCAACAATAGATAACAAGAACCAAGTAACAATTTTCCCAGTTTTCATGATCTAGAACTTCTGCCATATGCATCTTATGTCACAAGTTCACACAGAAAATTGCCCATTATCAATAGTTAACATCTGAATTATGCCCATAACAAGCATAAAATTACATAGAAAGCTTTTATCATTCATGAGAAGTTAGCATTTAGCGTTCACGGTTTGGACAATCAAAGTaatgtaatttatatatatatatatatatatatagaagggAAGGGTTAAAGAGTATTGAATTACATAGAAGCTTATGATGAGTTTCTCGAACACAttcatatagaaaaaaaaattgcagaatATTGTAGTTGAACATGTTCAATTCCATAAGGAAGAGCTTAACCAAATAGAAATGCAATTAAAAATACTCCAAAACGAATTACATTTTGAATATACAAGATGCGACCCAAATCTACATTATCTAGCTTGCTCAAACAAGCCGAGTTGTCGAAAGTCCAAATAAACTATGGGTTGTACTCTTCCCGATTAATTCAGGTATCTCAAAATTGAAGATCAACCCATCtcatatatattcatatatatatatatatatatatatatatatatatataaagtagcCAATTTAAGATTACGATACCAAAGAACcgacggaaaaaaaaaaacataaaatcgtTGGAAATCAGAACAGTCAAACTGACTTGGCGAAGTAAAAATAAGTCAAAGGACAGAAAATTTAGGGTTTCAGCGTTGAAAGAATATACACCTTCCATGATATGGAGTTTCAGGGCTGAAGATCTTCCCCGTAGGTGATGCCTTAACTGAGCACAAGACTTGAAGCTCCCGCTTTGCTGAAAAGGAATACAGTTTTGATTCGCATTCTTCTGTTTAT
Proteins encoded in this region:
- the LOC110622772 gene encoding uncharacterized protein LOC110622772, yielding MEGGSPDQESIGSGTKRSSVSSGKSRNRKEFLYRFVDSEILTAKLEDWFESILVKSATEKSAFDVPFELIELQKFDYALEGVSFQQLIRMPNAIYGSTSDAVEATAYLAIEDFLHASMKGLWEAFWSEDDPMPFSVACLYNGNLKFYQAEKAIANGKLGGLGATGILLNNPRHPHGKWDQVLELALLRPDIRSLSVGSDQLPSLSVLGEALLYAIRMLLSRSSSRLSFSECSNCVFILLVDSQYGGVVKVEGDVNKMDFDVKNVYECSAEWIKDHCRVSVSPIDRIWNKLGNANWGDIGALQVLFATFHCIIQFAGMPKHSIEDLAADHGSRLQTRRVERQLGDTRVNGNGLFRFQHCSGSPEIVEVQDESIKVKSEGLIMKLDVGSVLWLEDAEQRRGYQIADVLHNGELQYYIASPVEDPGKSLFLFVGSHPSQLEPAWEDMNLWYQVQRQTKILTIMRQKGLSSKYLPQLSASGRIIHQGQCRKPSSGGNCDHPWCGTPILVTSPVGETVADMVSAGRFGLDEAIRCCHDCLSALAVASSAGIRHGAIRPENVICVRSGARHPYFVLIGWGHAILEDRDRPAMNLHYSSTYALQEGKLCSASDAESLVYMLYFSCGGPLPDMDSVEGALQWRETAWSRRLIQQKLGDVSTVLKAFADYVDSLCGTPYPIDYDIWLRRLRRNIHDEDHGKGVDTSG